Proteins encoded together in one Carassius auratus strain Wakin chromosome 32, ASM336829v1, whole genome shotgun sequence window:
- the LOC113052134 gene encoding synaptotagmin-4-like translates to MAPLTTEEAHIVEVPVSVAVVSVFGLVFSVSIFAWICCQRKANKASNKTPPYKFVHMLKGVDIYPESLNGKKNFGGEKTSEANGKQTLSPSSGRPELHLDLEKRDLNGNFTSKPPTLQLKVRSSPDLDIPSLQAGSGPGDNQEASTPESILSSQTPTPAVEKSQDKEGGLGTLHFSVEYNFEKKAFMVHIKEAHGLSPTDEQSLTSDPYIKLTLLPEKKHKVKTRVLRKTLDPVFDETFSFYGIPYARVSQLALHFMVLSFDRFSRDEVIGETLVPLTDINLSEGRILMSRDIIKRNVKRSAGRGELLLSLCYQSTTSTLTVVVLKARHLPKTDSNGPSDPYVKVNLFQGKKRVCKKKTHVKKCTPNPVFNELFVFDLPSEGGLRDTSVELLLLDSDRMSRTPVIGRLLLGTSSPGTAGEHWREICDHPRRQIAKWHALSED, encoded by the exons ATGGCACCACTGACGACAGAAGAAGCACATAtag TGGAGGTTCCTGTGAGCGTGGCGGTGGTGAGTGTGTTTGGCCTGGTCTTCAGCGTCTCCATCTTTGCATGGATTTGCTGTCAGCGCAAAGCCAACAAGGCTAGCAACAAGACCCCACCCTATAAGTTTGTCCACATGCTGAAGGGGGTTGACATCTATCCTGAGAGTCTGAATGGAAAGAAGAATTTCGGAGGAGAAAAGACATCAGAAGCCAATGGAAAACAGACCCTCAGTCCCAGCAGTGGACGGCCAGAGCTCCATCTGGACCTGGAGAAACGAGATCTTAATGGGAACTTCACTTCCAAGCCACCAACCCTCCAACTCAAAGTGCGTAGTTCCCCAGACCTGGACATCCCATCTCTTCAGGCTGGTTCTGGGCCAGGTGATAATCAGGAGGCTAGCACTCCAGAAAGCATTCTGTCCAGTCAGACACCAACACCGGCTGTGGAGAAATCTCAGGACAAAGAGGGTGGCCTCGGAACCCTCCACTTTTCGGTTGAGTACAACTTTGAGAAGAAGGCTTTCATGGTTCACATTAAGGAGGCACATGGATTGTCTCCCACGGATGAACAATCATTGACCTCTGACCCCTATATCAAGCTGACCTTGCTGCCTGAGAAGAAGCACAAGGTGAAGACACGTGTTTTGAGGAAGACTCTTGACCCAGTCTTCGACGAGACCTTCAGCTTCTATGGAATCCCATATGCACGGGTTTCCCAACTGGCTTTGCATTTCATGGTGCTGAGTTTCGACCGCTTTTCACGAGATGAAGTGATCGGAGAGACCCTCGTTCCTCTGACGGACATTAACCTGTCTGAGGGGCGCATCCTCATGAGTCGAGACATTATTAAAAGGAACGTCAAG AGGAGTGCTGGTCGAGGAGAGCTACTTCTGTCCCTGTGTTATCAGTCAACCACAAGTACTCTGACTGTGGTGGTACTGAAAGCCCGCCATCTGCCCAAGACTGACTCCAATGGACCCTCAG ACCCTTATGTAAAGGTAAACCTGTTCCAGGGGAAGAAGCGAGTGTGTAAGAAGAAGACACACGTGAAAAAGTGCACCCCCAACCCCGTCTTCAACGAGCTCTTCGTTTTCGACCTGCCCTCGGAAGGTGGCCTGCGAGACACCAGCGTGGAGCTCCTCCTGCTGGACTCCGACAGGATGTCCCGTACACCTGTCATTGGCCGGCTCCTCTTGGGCACCTCGTCCCCTGGCACTGCTGGCGAGCACTGGCGCGAGATCTGTGACCACCCGCGGCGACAGATCGCGAAGTGGCACGCGCTGTCCGAAGACTAG
- the LOC113052135 gene encoding ras-related protein Rab-39B-like: MEAIWLYQFRLIVIGDSTVGKSCLIRRFTEGRFAQVSDPTVGVDFFSRLVEIEPGKRIKLQIWDTAGQERFRSITRAYYRNSVGGLLLFDITNRRSFQNVHEWLEEARSHVQPHSIVFLLVGHKCDLEPQRQVSRQEAEKLAAAYGMRYVETSARDAINVERAFTELTRDIFELVKSGEITIQEGWEGVKSGFVPNVVHSSEEVTKGDRRCFC; the protein is encoded by the exons ATGGAGGCAATTTGGCTTTACCAATTTCGACTGATTGTTATTGGGGACTCCACTGTTGGAAAATCGTGTTTAATTAGACGATTCACGGAAGGCCGCTTCGCACAGGTGTCAGACCCGACGGTAGGGGTGGATTTCTTCTCCCGCCTGGTGGAGATCGAACCTGGAAAACGCATTAAACTGCAGATTTGGGACACTGCAGGACAGGAACGCTTCAG GTCTATTACCAGAGCCTATTATCGTAACTCAGTGGGAGGTCTGCTGCTCTTCGACATAACCAACCGTCGCTCCTTCCAGAACGTTCACGAGTGGCTAGAGGAGGCACGCAGCCACGTGCAGCCCCACAGCATTGTCTTCTTGCTGGTCGGTCACAAATGTGATCTGGAGCCACAGCGTCAGGTCAGCCGGCAAGAGGCCGAGAAGCTAGCAGCTGCATATGGCATGCGCTACGTGGAGACTTCAGCACGCGACGCCATAAACGTGGAGAGGGCTTTTACAGAGCTAACACGGGATATATTTGAGCTGGTGAAGAGTGGGGAGATTACCATCCAGGAGGGTTGGGAGGGAGTGAAGAGTGGATTTGTACCAAACGTAGTGCATTCATCAGAAGAAGTGACAAAGGGCGATCGTCGGTGTTTCTGTTGA
- the LOC113052136 gene encoding prefoldin subunit 3-like, whose amino-acid sequence MATTIETGNAGAANKKKHLGIPEAIFVEDVDAFMKQPGNDTADAVLRKLDEQYQKYKYMELNLAQKKLRLKSQIPQIKQTLEILRHMQKKKDTTDPMETHFLLADNVYCKASVPPTDKVCLWLGANVMLEYDIDEAQALLEKNFATASRNLDSLEEDLDFLRDQFTTTEVNMARVYNWDVKRRSKDNLLKSAERS is encoded by the exons ATGGCGACGACCATAGAGACTGGCAATGCAGGAGCTGCAAATAAGAAAAAACACCTCGGAATCCCAGAAGCAATATTTGTG GAAGATGTGGATGCCTTCATGAAGCAGCCGGGCAATGACACAGCAGACGCCGTGCTGAGGAAGCTGGATGAACAGTatcagaaatataaatatatggagCTCAATCTGGCTCAGAAGAAACTCAG GTTGAAAAGCCAGATCCCACAAATCAAACAGACATTAGAAATCCTACGGCACATGCAGAAAAAGAAG GACACTACAGATCCCATGGAGACACACTTTCTTTTGGCTGATAACGTCTATTGCAAGGCCTCTGTCCCACCCACAGATAAAGTGTGTTTGTGGCTTGGG GCTAATGTCATGTTGGAGTATGATATTGATGAGGCCCAGGCGCTGTTGGAGAAAAACTTTGCTACAGCTTCCCGGAATCTGGACTCTCTGGAAGAGGACCTGGACTTCCTTAGAGACCAGTTCACAACCACCGAAGTCA ATATGGCACGTGTTTACAATTGGGATGTCAAAAGAAGGAGCAAAGACAACCTCCTTAAATCTGCTGAGCGGTCCTAG
- the LOC113052137 gene encoding ras-related protein Rab-38-like: protein MQQERLLKVLVIGDLGVGKTSIIKRYVHQVFSQHYRATIGVDFALKVLNWDHQTVIRLQLWDIAGQERYGNMTRVYYREAVGALVVFDQTRASTFQAVLKWKKDLDSKVAHGNGRPLPAVLLANKCDQQKYGLCSQLPKLESFSRDHGFVGWYETSAKDNTNIDAAIMCLVENIMAIEDVPVETDPGVLILPAFDYNLKERSDSKCSVCTTFQSSKNPQ, encoded by the exons ATGCAGCAGGAGCGGCTTCTCAAAGTCCTAGTCATTGGAGATTTGGGTGTGGGGAAGACTTCCATCATAAAGCGATATGTGCATCAGGTTTTTTCTCAACATTACCGCGCGACAATCGGTGTTGATTTTGCTCTAAAAGTCCTGAATTGGGATCACCAGACAGTCATTCGACTGCAGTTGTGGGACATTGCAG GGCAGGAGAGGTATGGCAACATGACACGTGTGTACTACCGAGAGGCCGTGGGGGCACTGGTGGTTTTTGACCAGACCCGCGCCTCCACCTTCCAAGCAGTGCTGAAATGGAAAAAAGATCTTGATTCTAAAGTTGCCCATGGAAATGGGCGTCCCCTACCAGCTGTCCTGCTGGCCAACAAGTGTGACCAACAGAAATATGGTTTGTGTTCCCAACTGCCCAAACTCGAAAGTTTCTCTAGGGACCATGGATTTGTGGGGTGGTATGAGACTTCTGCGAAG GACAACACGAACATTGATGCAGCCATCATGTGCCTTGTAGAAAATATAATGGCCATTGAGGATGTTCCTGTGGAAACGGACCCTGGTGTACTGATCCTGCCTGCTTTTGATTATAATCTAAAAGAGCGCAGTGACTCTAAATGTTCTGTCTGCACAACATTCCAGTCCAGCAAAAACCCACAGTGA